The Streptomyces kanamyceticus DNA segment GATCGAACCCGCAGGATGCGACCCGTAAGGGGCGCGGGGAACGGCGCGATCAGCCACCGCGGCCCCGCAGAACGCGAACGCCGCCGCAGGCGAGAGCACCCCGCAGGGGTCGCGGGGAACGGCGCGATCAGCCACCGCGGCCCCGCAGAACGCGAACGCCGCCGCAGGCGAGAGCACCCCGCAGGGGTCGCGGGGAACGGCGCCGACCAGCCACCGCGGACCCGCAGAACGCCCACGCCCCCGCCTCACGCCCGCTGGAATTCCCGCTCCCCGGCCGCGCCCCCACGCGGCATCGCCGGGTGCATACCCAACAGCACGACCCCCACCACGATCCCCAGCAACCCACCCGCCTCCCAGGCGAGCGCCCCCGCGTCCGCGCGCAGCCGGTCGCCGAGGAAACCGACCCCGCACGCGATCCCCGCCAACGGCTGCGCCGCCGTGAGCGCGGGCAGGGACATCCGCAGCGGAGCCGTCTCGAAGGCGCTCTGGACGAGGACGAGGCCCGCGACGCCGAGCGCGATGACCCCGTACGGCTGCCACCCGGTGACAAGCCCCGCCCAGCCGTCCGCGGACAACCGCTGCCCGCTCACCCGCGTCAACGCGTCCTGCACGCCGTAGAGGAGCCCGGCGGCGAGCGCGAGGAGGGCGGGGCCCGCGCTGAGGCGGGACCGCTTGGCGTACGCCGTGAGCAGCAGCGCGCCGCCGGTCATCACGCCGATGATCAGCCAGTGCCGCACCGGATCCGTCACCGCGGCCCCGCCGCGCGGCTGGCCCGCCACGATGAACGCCGTGACGCCGCCCGCGAGCAGCGTGAGCCCGGCCCAGCCCTGGCGGCCGAGCTGCTGACCGGTCTGGCGGCGCGAGAGGGCGAGCGCGAAGAGCAGGTTCGTGGCGAGCAGCGGCTCGACGAGCGTCACCTCGCCGTGCCCGAGGGCGACCGCGCCGAGCGCCATGCCGCACACCATCAGACCGATCCCGGCGAGCCAGCGCGGCACCCGCATCAGGTCGAGCAGCAGCCGGGGCGAGAGGAAGTCGCTCAGGGGCGCGTGCCGCGCCGCGTTCTGCTGGAGTACGAAGCCGAAGCCGAGGCAACAGGCGGCGCCGACGGAGAGGAGGAGGACCGTAACCGGCACGTGAGGCACCTCGGGACTCAAGGCGGGTCGGGGGACAGGGACTTGGCGGGACGTTCCGGCAGAGCGGCAGAGCGGCAAAGCGGCAAAGCGACAGAGCGGCGGGTACTTGCCCGACGATAGTCCCCTTCGTCCCGCTCCGCGCACGCCCGCTTGACGAACTTCCGCCGTCTGTCGGTTGACGTCCACCGCCGCGCTGCCCAGGATCTGACCCATCAGTAACTTCGCGGGACCTTGTCGAGGAGGACGACCCCTATGGCGTACGACGCAGATGTGATCGTGATCGGGGCGGGGCTCGCCGGGCTCGCGGCGACCGCGGAGCTCGTCGACGCGGGCCGCCGGGTCATCCTCGTCGACCAGGAACCCGAGCAGTCGCTCGGCGGCCAGGCGCACTGGTCCTTCGGCGGGCTCTTCTTCGTCGACTCGCCGGAGCAGCGCCGCCTGCGGATCAAGGACTCGCACGCGCTGGCCATGCAGGACTGGCTGGGGACCGCCGGATTCGACCGTCCGGAGGACCACTGGCCGCGCAAGTGGGCCGAGGCGTACGTCGACTTCGCGGCCGGTGAGAAGCGGTCCTGGCTGCACGGGCAGGGCGTGCGGTTCTTCCCGGTCGTCGGCTGGGCCGAACGCGGCGGCTACGACGCGCAGGGGCACGGGAACTCGGTGCCGCGCTTCCACATCACCTGGGGGACGGGCCCCGGCCTGCTCGCGCCGTTCGTCCGCCGGGTGCGCGAAGGCGTGTCGCGGGGCCTGGTCCAGCTGAAGTTCCGGCACCGCGTCAGCGGCCTGGGGCGCAGCGCGGGCGCCGTCGACACGGTCACCGGCGAGGTCCTGGAGGACTCGTCCGTGGAGCGCGGCAAGGCCAGCAGCCGTGAGGTGACGGGATCCTTCGAGTTCCGGGCGCAGGCGGTGATCGTCACCTCCGGCGGCATCGGCGGCAACCACGATCTCGTACGCGCCAACTGGCCGACGCGGCTCGGCAGCCCGCCCGAGAAGATGATCTCCGGGGTGCCCGCGCACGTGGACGGCAGGATGCTCGGCATCGCCGAGGACGCGGGCGCGCGCCTGATCAACCGCGACCGCATGTGGCACTACACCGAGGGCATCGAGAACTGGCACCCCATCTGGGACAAGCACGGCATCCGCATCCTGCCAGGACCCTCCTCGCTCTGGCTGGACGCGCGCGGCCACCGCCTTCCCGTGCCGCTCTTCCCCGGCTTCGACACCCTCGGCACGCTCGAACACATCATGGGCACGGGGTACGACTACACGTGGTTCGTGCTCAACCAGCGCATCATCGGCAAGGAGTTCACGCTCAGCGGGTCCGAGCAGAACCCGGACCTGACCGGCAAGTCGGTGCGCGGGGTCATCGACCGGGCGCGGGCCGAAGTGCCCGGACCCGTCAAGGCGTTCATGGACCACGGCGCCGACTTCGTCGTCGAGAAGGACCTGGGCGCCCTCGTGCGCGGCATGAACGCGCTCACCAAGGAACCGCTGATCGACGAGGCCGCGCTGCGCCGCACCCTGGCCGCGCGCGACCGCGAGATCGCCAACCCGTTCACCAAGGACCTCCAGGTCACAGCCATCCGCGGGGCCCGCAAGTTCCTCGGCGACCGGCTCATCAGGGCCGCGGCCCCGCACCGGATCCTGGACCCCAAGGCGGGACCGCTGATCGCCGTGCGCCTCAACATCCTCACGCGCAAGACGCTAGGCGGCCTGGAGACCGACCTGTCCTCGCGGGTCCTGACCGAGGGTGGCAAGCCGCTGGAGGGTGTCTACGCGGCGGGCGAGGCCGCCGGGTTCGGCGGCGGGGGCGTGCACGGGTACCGCTCCCTGGAGGGCACCTTCCTCGGCGGCTGCCTCTTCTCGGGCCGTGCGGCGGGGCGCGCGGCGGCGGCCGCGGTGCGGTAGGCCGCGGAAGCAGAGCCAGAAGTAAAGCCGGTAAAGCCAGAAGTGAAGCGCATACATCGGGGGACCGGGGGTTACCCCAGGTGGGGAGCGAAGTCGGCAGATTCTGAGATGAGTTGGTGAAGGGCCAGCGTACGGGCGGGTCTTGACGCGGAGTGCCGCGTACCGCTTTGCTGTGCGTGATCATCCGAACGCAGCCGCGCCGGGGAGGACGTCCCGCGGTGTCACCACCCCCACCCCCACTGGGCCGTTCCCGCAAGAAGCGGACGGCGCACGCCTTCGACGCCGCACTCGACGACGCCGAACTCGTCGTCGCACGCACCGCGTTGACCCAGGGCC contains these protein-coding regions:
- a CDS encoding FAD-binding dehydrogenase, translating into MAYDADVIVIGAGLAGLAATAELVDAGRRVILVDQEPEQSLGGQAHWSFGGLFFVDSPEQRRLRIKDSHALAMQDWLGTAGFDRPEDHWPRKWAEAYVDFAAGEKRSWLHGQGVRFFPVVGWAERGGYDAQGHGNSVPRFHITWGTGPGLLAPFVRRVREGVSRGLVQLKFRHRVSGLGRSAGAVDTVTGEVLEDSSVERGKASSREVTGSFEFRAQAVIVTSGGIGGNHDLVRANWPTRLGSPPEKMISGVPAHVDGRMLGIAEDAGARLINRDRMWHYTEGIENWHPIWDKHGIRILPGPSSLWLDARGHRLPVPLFPGFDTLGTLEHIMGTGYDYTWFVLNQRIIGKEFTLSGSEQNPDLTGKSVRGVIDRARAEVPGPVKAFMDHGADFVVEKDLGALVRGMNALTKEPLIDEAALRRTLAARDREIANPFTKDLQVTAIRGARKFLGDRLIRAAAPHRILDPKAGPLIAVRLNILTRKTLGGLETDLSSRVLTEGGKPLEGVYAAGEAAGFGGGGVHGYRSLEGTFLGGCLFSGRAAGRAAAAAVR
- a CDS encoding DMT family transporter, which encodes MPVTVLLLSVGAACCLGFGFVLQQNAARHAPLSDFLSPRLLLDLMRVPRWLAGIGLMVCGMALGAVALGHGEVTLVEPLLATNLLFALALSRRQTGQQLGRQGWAGLTLLAGGVTAFIVAGQPRGGAAVTDPVRHWLIIGVMTGGALLLTAYAKRSRLSAGPALLALAAGLLYGVQDALTRVSGQRLSADGWAGLVTGWQPYGVIALGVAGLVLVQSAFETAPLRMSLPALTAAQPLAGIACGVGFLGDRLRADAGALAWEAGGLLGIVVGVVLLGMHPAMPRGGAAGEREFQRA